gcaactaggtggcacagtgcagagaacaccagtcctgaagtcaggaggatctgagttcaaatctgacctcagacatttcaatacttcctagctgtgtggcaagtcacttaaccccaatcacctcagcaataaataaacaaacaaacaaataaatttaaataaagatgTATGTTAGATCACTTTGTTCtcaataattaaaattttgtgaCTAAGGCTATTTATTCTAGAACACTAAAAATCATAATGCGTAACTCTTGAGATAAGTAAAAAGCATAATGAACTGTACAACAACCAAAAGCCAGGCAAGCAGAGAAGGGGGAGTTTTGGCTAATTCCCAAGTTTGAATATTAAGCCATTTAACAATGAGTGGCCTATGATCCAGGATGATTATCAAGCAAAATTTCACTACTCACACACCAAGTTGCAActttaaataaaagaagaaagtttaAGCAGGCCTTACATTTAAATCTTTGTAGTTCAGATTGATGACTAGACCAAATGGACGCCCACCCATGGGCTCTGCAGGGATGAAAGAATACTCAAATGTTGCCTGCCTCTGGGGTGGCACTACGGTGTTCAGAGGCAGAGCTGTGAAATTCTGGATATAAAACTGGTAATCCTGAGGATAGCGGAATGAGGCATCTAGGGATTCAACAATAAAATCTTCTGTGCCCTTGTTTGTAAAGCCTACCAGGAACTTCACAATGTTATTTGCTGGGAAATCTGAGGGGGAAAAATAAGATAGCAAAATTAATACACACAAATGATGCCTAAATATTCCAACCTTAAAAATTACACTTATCTCCATTTATAAAAGTCAAATCTCTATCATGAGTATGTGATCTGGAAGCTATTGTAAATACATAGTAGTAGCACTATTATTTAGTAGTTGTATAGTTCACCTTAAGAAACTTTAGGACACAAAGCTGATAGCTACAAGAAGCAGTGATAAATTGGCTGAAAATTTCAACATAGCCACATGAAATTAAATTGTGTTAACCTCATTTACAATAGATCCCAATATTAAGAGAACTGATAAAGGAGATGAAAGGAACAATGGACTTTTATAAGCCAAATGATTTATAGTATCTTATCTTTATCAGGAGATAACTCCTTATAGTAAGATTCTTTATTAGTCTGAATGATGAAGTCACAAGAATCTAAGTAACAAGCTCCAATTTCCCTTCCAGTATAGTTTCTTGTACTAATGAAATCATGAGCCTAGTCCTCATATCtatttatagtactttaagatttccaAGGCATTTTCCCCAATCCTTTTGTGGGGTAATTTAAAGAGTCTCATTTTGtaaatgtagaaactgaggctcaaagtagTTCAATGAGTTGTCTAAATTCAGAGAATTATTAAgtgtcagagccagaattcaaactcaactattctaattctaaaatttatgttcttggggcagctaggtgacgaagtggatagagcaccagccttgaattcaggaggactcaagttgtgtgaccctgggcaagtcacataatcccagcctcagaaaaataaaaataaaaaatcttatcTTCGTTCGATGACAATTCTGTTAAAGAGAtgacataaaaaggtaaagaacagAGCTATAATAACCAAAAACATTGTCAATAACATGAGATGAGTGataaaaatgcaaagtaaaaaaaaaaaaaaaaaccaaaggagaaaaccaaattctttcttcaaattacaaaaaataaaagtattatcagcttgaaaaagaaaatttcaacaaTTCCTgtaaaataagtacttaataaaaacaccttttatttttacaactttTACTCATTGACAATTGACTACAAAATTAATAtttcacaaaaaacaaaaacaaaagtaatctTCTGAaactagaaattttgaaaatgcttattgattcatgGATGTGTACCCCCCCCTccagtttatttttccttttgaagttTCATGTGTCATGTTACAAAAATAAGATgcatgtgaactgatgctgagtgaaatgagcaggaccaggagatcattatatacctcaacaatgatactgtatgaggatgtattctgatagatgtggcccttttcaacaatgagatgaaccaaatcagttccaaatagagcagtaatgaactgaaccagctatacccagcaaaagaactctgggagatgactatgaactactacatagaattcctaatacctctattttgtccgcctgcattttttatttctttatttccttcacaggctaattgtatactatttcaaaatccgactctttttgtacagcaaaataactatttggacatgtatacatatattgtatttaatttatactttaacatatttaacatgtattggtcaacctgccatcagggggagggggtgggagggaaggaggggaaaattggaacaaaaggtttggcaattgtcaatgctgtaaaattacccatgcatacatctggtaaataaaaagctatttaattttaaaaaataagatgtatGGTAAAGGGCACACCCACTATGCCAATTCTGGGATACAACTATTTTGAATGGGAATATATGCAAAGTATTCCCTTAAGAACCATTCCAGAACTTTTTGTCCTTCCTTAAGGTCTTTCTACATCTAGCTCTGTTCCCTGCTTATATGGTTactgagaaatatttttacatgtaatactgaaaaatgtttattttaccttctccttttacaaataagataGTTGTGTCTGCACTTGGTGAGGCTTCAGGTTCGCCAGAGaggtcttcttctttttcttctgcctaagaatattaaaaagagttatatattaacataataaaaaaatcatagtaaTGGCAGTAGGGCTACCAGACTCTTATTATATCACCTATAGAACAATAAGGCAGTGAATAGGCATATCTAATGCTTAACACATTCTTTCTGCTGAAATATTTTTAGACAAATGCTAAAAATACATGAGTATGAGGATTATTTACTATATATGAAGTCATTATAGAGAAATGTAATCAGTATGTAATAAAGAATAATGGACTTAAAGATTGCAGATCTAAGGTAAAATCCTTGCTTTGaagtttattttgtggttttgaaTAATtacagctggcatttatatagtgcttcaaaATCTGCAGAGTCCTTCTGAATGTCAATGCATTTGTGAAGTGTTGCCACATCCTCCTTTATACAGATTCaattgaacaagtatttattaagtaattatacTACACTAAGACTATAAATACAAAAGGGGCAGCTTGTGGCACAACAGATAAAGTGATAGTtagtcttgggttcaaatttgacatcagaTATTTATTGGCTCATTCTCCTCATCTGGTAAAATGAACTGTGGAAGGAAATAAGCTACTCCAGtgcctttaccaagaaaacttcaaatgggatcgtgaagtatcagacatgactgaacaacaaaataaaaacaaaaagcaaaagtcCCTGctttaaagaagcatttattctACTGGGAGAATACAAAGTATATAAAAGGTTATTTCAGGAAAAGAGAGAGCACTAATAATTAGGAGTATCAAATAGCACCTTTGAACATTATTTGTCCCCTCCTTCTAATTATAATTCTAATAATGGAGGTTTTACACCATTAAAGAAGAGCACCCAGGCCAgttatttcttcatctcttcattttccattaGTCTGCAGTCCTCTGGATTTCTCCATCATGCCCCCAAAATCTTTTCATTCTGCATAAGCATCATTTAATCCTGAACTCACACTAATTACAGTGTACAGTGCCTTCTTCCCAGAACTTCCATTTAAGGAGGGTACCCAAAGCAGCTATCTATTTATGCCCTCTTTCCCACcactttcagcttccttttgtttgtcatttttttcattaaaatataaactccttgaggcacgaattgtctttctttttactaGTATTTATATTTTGCAGGGCTTagcctttaataaatgttggGTAACAGAAGATAGCAGAAACTTAAAGGGAACTACAGAtttcaaaagatgcagaaattaTGCTGGGTAGTGCTATTAAGTaagaaaaagattataaagaGACACAGGTTTGTGTAATAAGCAAGCTAATTTgactagaaaaaagaatatatgaggAAGAGCACTGTAAAGTAAGTCTAGAAAGATGGATTAAAGTTATACAGTGAAGggcttcaaatttttattttattttaaaggcaatATAGAGTCACTGAAATTTCTTGAACAGTAGAATGACCTTGTAGAGCTCATGTTTTAGAATCTGGTGagtgtatcaaaaataaaaagacaaaccaAAAGCAGGGAAAGCAATAAAATTCTTGATAAGAAACTTGAGGAACAGAGAAGTGATTTATCCTACATCAtacagctggtaaatatctgagatggGAATTAAAAcccaaattttcctgattccaaatacaacattctattcactgtggtTTTCTGCCTTATTCAACCTCATgaggtctgtttcctcatctctaaaagtgAGTTGGCCCAGGTAATTTCTCAGATTCATCCAATTTAAAATCTACAATTATATATGAAATAGGGAGATAACTggatataaaataagatataagaGATGTAGTACAGTTAGAGGGAAGATATACATTTGGTAGAATGAAGAGGGAAAGATTAGGGAAAACATAGATGGTTATCgagttaatttttaaatgagaaggaaTTCAAAAATTAGAAGTCTACCTAACTTCCAAATTCAACATTACAACCTCTACTTTCCATTGGTTCTTAGCagaacaacaattttttttatttttagaagtatTATAAAGTAAATACAGTGCTGGCTTGAAATCTAAAAGAACTGACTTTGAAgaccaatttagcacttagtagcTAGACAGGTCATTTAACAAGTTACATGCCTTAAGTAAATCCATAGGATTTATCTATTAATCCATCTTGATTAAATTGAAGCATCTCCATCAATATGAGAATTATAAACTCACTTTATAGAATGTTTTGCAGTTAAAGTACATATACacaaatcattatttaaaaacaaaccaaaaaacaaaacaaacaaaaaaacccctatTCTTTTCTTTATGCCATGCTGCCTGACtttagaactatatatatatcccttctGTAGCTTGACTTTCCCCATCGTAGTTTTGATATATTGAGTcagcaaaagaaatcaaatggaATTTTTTGAGTAGTTTTGCAAAAGccacagatgacacagaaaaaactGTAATGTAAgttggctatttaaaaaaaagaaaaaaggacattcCAATAGATTCTGGCATCACAAGGCTAAATTTTGTGCTTTataccttttaattttatgaatttctaaaggaaaagaaggatgaaGACTCTATCCCTACAGATTTTACGTAGTTATttcagggaaaggaggaggaggcggTGAGGATATTCCTGAGGGCAAGGGGTCACCCACCAATCCTCATAATCCTCTTGTTTTactcaagaaaaaaggaaaccaaattttcaCAAAAGTCTCATATACTATGATTGATTCTCTTTCTATTCTCACCTccaatagttattattattttaatttaaaatagcaTACTACTTATTACTAGTaccaatgaagaaatgaatggcCTGAGTTAAAACAAGCTATCCAATTAgatgagaaaagcaaaataatctaattattagaatcttaaaaaaacaTACAGATGCAGCATGAAGAAGTGTATTAAAggccaaataaaataataattaagtagGATAACTCATAGAGGGATCCTTAAAAGATGTAAGTTTTAGGAAGACATGTATAGGGTTAAGAGGGGGTATTGTAGGCAAAAAAGGCTCTAATTTATAAGCTACTTACTTCCAAGTGAAGCAAGAGTGGCATGCTTCTAATAttcaaataacaataaataaaatcaaaataggaaGACAAATAGGAAGGGAGAGTAAAGAATCCATTGGTCCTTCAACCACAAGCAAAATCATAAAGACTAGAAACACCATGGGTTCAAGATTCATGTGTaatgaaatgagaatgatgctTGATTAAGATTAATTTGTcggtttaaattaaattatttcatgctatttttcttcttcttttttaagctgattgcttttgtttttgtatcagtTAGCTCTGGATATCCCAAACCCCACTTCTCACTTACCCAACAAAACAAAAgtgatcaagaaaaataaatgctacaAATGCATCTGAAAATGTATGTAACATTCTGTTCCTCTGTAGTTCCCCCAGCCTTCTCTTGAGAGGACATCTCCTATGTAGTGTAAAATACtacattatgaaaaataatagtGAAAACACAGCAAAGCaattttactgaagaaaacaaaacaaaacaaaaaacatttatttgtatttctgctTATAAAAGATCTGTTCTTCAGGACCAAGATTGGTTGCTACAGTTACTCAAGAATTAGTTTCCTttaagagttcttttaatttatgtTATTCATATTTCTGTGCTGATTCTTGACTTTAGAGGAAGAAgatattggggggaggggggagtgagTAGGAGGGGAACTAAATCAGGATACTTCATTAGAACAGGGACATTGATaaactagagatcatttagaGGAGGAAAATCAGCTGAATTTATATTTCCCATCAGCTAAAGGAAATGGGGATGTTGGGATACAGAAGACTGGGGGAGAAAGCAATACATGAGAGAACTCACAAAGTACTTGAAAGGCTATCTGTAGAAGATGCATTAGACTTGGTTTTATTGTTTGACTTCTTTCCAGAGGACAGAACTAGTAGAActtagaagttgcaaagaggaaATTTAAGGCTGGCTGTTAATACTTGAAGCCATCTAGTTATTTAGGGAGTCAAAGTCAATAGGTCTAAAGCTGGAACTAGAAGGAACAATTGAGGCTCTCTaatctaatctcttcatttcacagatgaagcgCAAAGTCAAGTGACTTGACCTTCATCATAAGGTGCTTTGATTGCAGAGCCAATTGGTAGAGTTCCCTTTACTAGaagtttcaaaaaaagaaatacagggtGATCACTTAATGATTGGTGATCTCTATTGAAGTCTAGGTTTCATCAGATGACTCCCCAGTTTCCTTTCTAACTGTGAAAAACTCTGTGAATAAAAAGTGAATAGAGATAAATTATCACCTACAAGGGGAAAGGTGGCACAATGACTCTAAATTATACTCTTAGGGTTCTTACTAAAAATCCAAATTTACTATCTAGAATTTCTACTACAAATATCAAGATTTCTAAGATCTCTGACAAATGCAAATTTGATGTCAAAGCACAATATTGTTATACAACATACTAGATTTTCTAGATCTCATAAAATTATGAACTGCTATTATAATCAATTTATGACATGTTTTATCAAATGCATCTCAAAAAATCATTACCCAAAACGTCAAATATCATTCACTAACCAAATCTGTGGGTTCATCTTCTTCTATTTCTgcttcatcatcttcatcttcaacTATTGTATCTTCTAGTGCTTCTTCATCTTCTGTAGCATCTTGGGCCACTGCTATTGACCCTATTGATGTAAATAGAGGTGTTTTTGAAGGTATATATGTAATAACTAAACCTCAGGTCAAGACATTAAGTTAATACTTATGATCAAAATCATTATCACATAAATATCATTTAGGAGATATATTCATATGTGCAGAGCAGTAAAAACACTTAGAATTTGCTATCATATTATTTAGAAGAATCACATCAATAAATAACAAGCATTAATGCATGTAAAACACtacattatgaaaaataatagtCTAAATACAGCAAAgcaattttacaggaaaaaaaaacccatttatttgtatttctgtttGTGAGTTTCCAATTCTAAAATACTCCTGAGGAAAAACTCAGGCTCAAGTCTGGCagttaagaaaacaaaagtaaaacaatactGCTTTTCTATGCAAgtaatttaacttaaaaattaaaatcctctaaattaatatttttagtattttctttaaaagaccACAAACACTATTTCTAGGCCATCAGCATGTTAATCTACCAATGATTTGTGGAAAGAATGATGATGTggcaattcagtttttaaaatataggaaagGGAATAAATACACGTGCTGTAATAACCAGGAAGAAAAGCCTACAGAGGAGCCTTATAACCCCAAGCTAGCTTCTACTTAAATGTTGGGGACAATCATAGACTTCATAAAATAGAAAGAGCACCacactataaaattaaaaaaacaaaaccaaacaaaaaaaaaaaaactacaacttTCCAAACTAAGGTGTTAATAACAtggtaaaattaaaattaaatgccCTTAAGTTGACTTTTACAAAATGGCCTTCATTTCAGcttaacatattatattatatatgtaacatattgaTACAACAGCATTACTTttgataaacattttataaacatctACTTGCTCTAAGCCTTTCTTGATTGCAAAAAGTTAAGGAAAACTATAtactgtaaaatataaaatgttacagGGACGGGGAAATCCAAGCATGAATCAAATGTCAATTTTCATAGAAATattaaaaccacaaaataaaaatggcCAGAACCATAATTTAAGTTATCTTTAAGaggcagaaggaaaagagatCTCCAAGCAGCTCCTAAGGcaacttcattttttccctcataaCCTACAGGTAAAATATTGAAGTTTACCTCCATACAATGAGTCAAAAATTGACTTTTTCTTTGCGAAGCATTCGTTGGATTGTACACATGAAAATTTAATCAAAACATTACCCTGGAATCTGCTTTTAGAGACGAAAgcgaggtgaagtgacttgtccctGGTCAGAAAGTTAAGCGATCTAGTGGGAATTTTGGACTCCGGATTTCAGGATGCTCTACCTACTACACCGGCTACTGTAGCAGCCACTCAATACCATTACGGAATTTTTTTCACAACCAACAAGCTTTAGCATAGAGGTCTCTTATCTAAATCAAGCCTACGGCCGATAGCCCccaaataatttttagatgaaatttaCAGTGATTGAAAGAGTGGGGTTATACACTCTATCCAACCTAACGACACGGTTGAAAGGGACACGAGGAggcaaaaaaagaattcctttttttttttttttttttaaaggaataaggGCATAACAAAGTAAGACCTGTCACTAGGATGGGAGAGAGGAAGGTTAAGATTGTCAGGAAAAAGGTAGCCCCCCAAAAGGGGTACGAGGGCAGCACGGGTGCAGAGAAACGTAGAATCTGCGAAATGAATGAAGCAGGGCCCCCAGAAGATAATGACACGTCAGCCCAGAGCCCGGCGCCGACTGTGCGTGGGGGCGGGGAAGCGGTTGGTGGCGGCGCGGGCAGTGGCCACTGCAGCTCGGCTCCGCGCCCTCTTCTAGCCGGCCTCAGGGATGACCTGGCTGCCGGAACGCACGGTCAAAGGGGAGAAAAGCGGGTCGGAGCGTTGGGACAGGGGCACCGGGCAACGTCACCCGACCCGGCTGGGGAAGAGCGCGCGGCCCGCTAGGGATCCGCATGGGAGGGGATCTAGCGAGCCCTGCTCCCGAGGGCCTCCTCATGCACCCAGGACGCCCCGTGCTGCTCCCCGCATTCCCACTCGTGGGGATCAGCGGAGCGGAGAGACACAGGGCCGGGAGGCGCAGGACCCCCGCGAGCGCTCACCCCCGCCTCCCTCCGACCCCCACCACCAAACTTGGCAAGCGCGGCAGTCATCTCCCATCCTAATCCTCTCACTCTTCTCCCGCTGTACCTCCAGGGCCGCCCCCGAGCAGCAACGTCGTGGGGAAGACGAGCAGCACTATCAGGATCAAACGCGAGAGGAATCTCATGGTGCGGCCAGTGGGCTTTTCAGCCTCCACAGGCTCTTACGGCGGCTTCAGCGGTAATGGCGATACTCCTCATCCGGGCTCTGAAGTGGGCGGGGCACGCACACGTAAAGGACGTGGCTCCGCCTCTATCTCAGCTAGCTCCGTTGTGAACGTGGCTCAGTCCCAGGCCAGGGAAGCCCTGGGGTTGGGGCTGGGTGGGGGAGGAGCGGGATGGCGTGGTAAGAGCGGTCACGTGACAACCCTTCTGGACTCATAGCTGGGAAAGTGACGTCTTCCCTACTTCAGGTGAGTTTCCCTACTCTTGTATGTTCTTGTATGGCTTTGTCCTCCATTTTTGACAGGGTCTTTGGAAATCTATCGGGAAGGTGATCCGGGTTTCTTTACCTCGAAGTCTATTGTGATTTACCAATAATTAAAGTgatagcatgttttttttttggcaaatttttttattttcaaagagaattcacaattattcatattatattcACATTTAAGTATATGGTGGAGGTTGGAAGTTAGGCACGTAAGGCAAGCATAAAATTACATATGGTtataataaaatagtataatGTAATGCATTCtgaataaatcagaaaaaaaaagtagcatggTAGGAAGCCTCAAATAGTGAGATAGCAGCCAGCCCGAAGTGATGGCACGTTTTTAAGCTTCCACAATTTGAGTTATAGCTATTAATTTAGTGAATATTTACCAAATATCCAATGTGTACAAAGCCCTCTGCTGTATTCTAGAGGCCTACGAAGTTTATCTAAAACATTGCTCTCCCTTCTTGaagctttttaaaatctaatggaGGGATGATGGTGATGAGGATggtcttcatttaaaaaaagattaaaaagtgaaagaagatGACAATGAAGCACTGTAGAAGGGCTGAACTCAAACCACCTGAGTCTGATTTTTGGCCTATCCCGTGGGTGTGACCCAAGGCTATCATCTTGCTTCTCTGCACTCTGGCAATTCAAAGATGCTGCTGACTTTCATTACTAGTGGAAGGAGCGCACCCAGAAAGGACTCTTCTGAGCTCGAGGAAGTTCATGTTTGAGTGAAATCATCTCTAGCCCCAATGCTCATCTTTGACACtttcagaggttctcaaactatggccgggccagatgcggccctccACGTTATGGCAAACgggctgagggacggagacagagtgtgagcttttgtttttaatatagtcagccctcccacagtctgagggacagtgaacagCCCCCTATgtaaaaagtttgaggagcacTGACAtagaaatttgttgtttttttttttaacttagcaCTGGGCTTTGcgcttaatgtttgttgaataataCAAAATCTATCAATGGCCCAGCCATTCCTATGTCTCCTTGAATTCCTATTCTGATTATATATATCTGATTATGTCCCTAGCCAGTTAAAAAATCAGGCAATTATAAAGTTAGCATTTATCTAAGTTCTCATCATGCTAACATGCAggcaaataacattaaaataagatagaaattaaGAGTAAAATAACAGAAAACAATCTCAACACATTTTCAATAAATAGTttaggaaacaaaatttattaggATTCTGAAACTGAAAGAAAAGGTCCAAGGCTTGGAAAAGtctggaaaatattttcagtGCTCTCTGGTGCCCACTGCTTATTACCTGTCTAGCCACATGGAAGAAATCATTCCTTTCTAACTTCTGGAATAGGTAATTGCCATCAAAACATATTACAATAATATAGAAATTATAGAGGCAAAAAAGAAACCTAGATTTTATTATGCTTAAGCATAGTTCagacctcaaaacaaaacaagcctCAACAAAGATTAAGATTTTAACGAAGTCtcttatagaaaaaattatattagaatgagagaaataattcTACTAGAATCTTGTGCATGCCTCGTAGGCAgtaaaagttaaagaaaagagaaattcataATGCCATGCTTCCTGTTGTGACAAAAAAGTTGAACAAATTTGGTTAAACAGTCATAATCTCGTGTATAAGCAAACATAATTACATAGACTTTGTAGTTAAAATAAATCAAGTTGTAGATTAAATTACAATTTAGAGTGTTCACAAATAGGTTGATTGATGTAGAAGATTTACATGTTGTCAAGAAATCAGGGAGAAATAAGATTCTTCTTTCCCTGGCTTcttatttaagaaatttttaaattttaagtaaattttcATGTCACCATGAGACAAATTTTGGTCAGGTGAGGTTAATATTACTTGAAGACAGGCTTCAAGTTAACCAAAAAGTCGAAGGATTATGGTCCTGAgcccaaaataataaaaattaataaaagaaaatgttcccATCACACTATGCagctccctctttttttctctaatctaTGTGATCCCAACTTCACTGCCTATTTTCCTTCAATCCCTGGACACAGGCTTTTTGCCTCATAGATATACATGGCCTCACTGGAACTGGAATTCATTTTCTCCCAGTAAGAATTAGCATTCTAGGAAATCAATTTCTTTTGTTACTgacatatgaaaaaaagagtctttgTCAGTAGGTTTCCAGAGTTTTTTGGGACTGTATTGAAGGAGGGACCAGGTTAATGGCCTCTGGGGGTATACTTCTTCCACTTCcacacctttctttttttaagctttttattttcaaaaaaatatgcagataattttcaacattcacccttttgcaaaaccttgtgtgccaatttttttttcttccccttcccttcagcctctcccctagacagcaagtaatccaatgtgttcaacatgtgcaattcttccatatatatttccacaattgtcatgctgcacaaaaataatcagatcaaaaaggaaaaaaatgagaaactaaCAAAAggtaagcaaacaacaagaaagtgaaaatactatgttgtgatctgtgatctatactcagtcctctctctgggtgcagatgctcTTTCTATCACGAGTCtcttggaactggtctgaatcacctcgctgttgaaaagagccacctccattatagttgatcatcttataatcttgatgttgctgtgtacagtgttctcttggttctacttcactagcatcagttc
This sequence is a window from Sminthopsis crassicaudata isolate SCR6 chromosome 1, ASM4859323v1, whole genome shotgun sequence. Protein-coding genes within it:
- the SSR1 gene encoding translocon-associated protein subunit alpha, whose amino-acid sequence is MRFLSRLILIVLLVFPTTLLLGGGPGGSIAVAQDATEDEEALEDTIVEDEDDEAEIEEDEPTDLAEEKEEDLSGEPEASPSADTTILFVKGEDFPANNIVKFLVGFTNKGTEDFIVESLDASFRYPQDYQFYIQNFTALPLNTVVPPQRQATFEYSFIPAEPMGGRPFGLVINLNYKDLNGNVFQDAVFNQTVTIIEREDGLDGETIFMYMFLAGLGLLVVVGLHQLLESRKRKRPAQKVEMGTSNQNDVDMSWIPQETLNQINKASPRRLPRKRAQKRSVGSDE